One window of the Anaeromyxobacter dehalogenans 2CP-C genome contains the following:
- the gyrB gene encoding DNA topoisomerase (ATP-hydrolyzing) subunit B, translated as METAEQSPRPAAPADDDYGTDTIKVLEGLEAVRKRPHMYIGDVGARGLHHLVYEVVDNSVDEAMAGRANEINVAIHADNSVTVLDNGSGIPVGPHPTVKGMDTLDVVLTKLHAGGKFESNAYKVSGGLHGVGVTCVNALSEWLKAEVYRDGKVWAQRYERGTPAGKVTAIGETQRRGTRITFKPDATIFEVTEYSFETLSGRLRELAFLNAGLKITIEDERHGKKHEFLFKDGIREFVAFLNKSRDVLFQPPIALRQEVETERGAALVEIALQWNDGYDEKVFAFANNIHNHEGGTHLIGFKAALTRTINAYGQKNNLFKDLKDELPSGDDMREGLAAVISVRLPGASFEGQTKTKLSNTEAKSMVETMLNERLSAFLDENPNVAKRICGKVAEAARARIAARKARETVRRKGALDSASLPGKLADCQSRDPKESELYLVEGDSAGGSAKQGRDRRTQAILPLRGKILNVEKARFDKMLGSAEIATIITALGTGIGPEEFDVEKIRYHKIVIMTDADVDGSHIRTLLLTFFFRQMPSVIERGLVYIAQPPLFRVAKGKKESYLKDEAALDEYLLALGTDRTRLVAGETVVEGRDLARLARDAIAYRALLARVDRRRDSRIVDAAIQLGDLDLDLLKHHEQVKEQVQKIFEKAQKLHPELQVRIAKIERDEEHGCDALVYQTSMAGAPRDTRLDHDYLSGAEWGELAALHAAIAELGPGPFRLETPEGAEEVLDVFEAVEAVKKAAGQGQTIQRYKGLGEMNPEQLWETTMDPARRTMLQVRVDDTVEADEVFSILMGDAVEPRREFIEKHALDVQNLDI; from the coding sequence CTGGAAACCGCCGAGCAGAGCCCCCGTCCCGCGGCTCCCGCGGATGACGACTACGGGACCGACACCATCAAGGTGCTCGAGGGCCTCGAGGCCGTGCGCAAGCGGCCGCACATGTACATCGGCGACGTGGGCGCCCGCGGCCTGCACCACCTCGTCTACGAGGTCGTGGACAACTCGGTGGACGAGGCCATGGCCGGCCGCGCCAACGAGATCAACGTCGCCATCCACGCCGACAACTCCGTCACCGTGCTCGACAACGGCTCGGGCATCCCGGTCGGCCCGCACCCGACGGTGAAGGGGATGGACACGCTCGACGTGGTCCTCACGAAGCTCCACGCCGGGGGCAAGTTCGAGTCGAACGCGTACAAGGTCTCCGGCGGCCTGCACGGCGTGGGCGTCACCTGCGTGAACGCGCTCTCCGAGTGGCTGAAGGCCGAGGTCTACCGCGACGGCAAGGTCTGGGCGCAGCGCTACGAGCGCGGCACGCCCGCCGGCAAGGTCACGGCCATCGGCGAGACGCAGCGGCGCGGCACCCGCATCACGTTCAAGCCGGACGCGACCATCTTCGAGGTGACCGAGTACAGCTTCGAGACGCTCTCGGGCCGCCTGCGCGAGCTCGCCTTCCTGAACGCCGGCCTCAAGATCACCATCGAGGACGAGCGGCACGGCAAGAAGCACGAGTTCCTGTTCAAGGACGGCATCCGCGAGTTCGTGGCGTTCCTGAACAAGAGCCGCGACGTGCTGTTCCAGCCGCCCATCGCGCTGCGCCAGGAGGTCGAGACCGAGCGCGGCGCGGCGCTGGTGGAGATCGCGCTGCAGTGGAACGACGGCTACGACGAGAAGGTCTTCGCGTTCGCCAACAACATCCACAACCACGAGGGCGGCACCCACCTCATCGGCTTCAAGGCGGCGCTCACGCGCACCATCAACGCCTACGGCCAGAAGAACAACCTGTTCAAGGACCTGAAGGACGAGCTGCCCAGCGGCGACGACATGCGCGAGGGGCTCGCCGCGGTGATCTCGGTCCGCCTGCCCGGCGCCAGCTTCGAGGGGCAGACCAAGACCAAGCTCTCCAACACCGAGGCGAAGAGCATGGTCGAGACCATGCTCAACGAGCGGCTCTCCGCGTTCCTCGACGAGAACCCGAACGTCGCGAAGCGGATCTGCGGCAAGGTGGCGGAGGCGGCCCGCGCCCGCATCGCGGCGCGCAAGGCGCGCGAGACGGTGCGCCGCAAGGGCGCGCTCGACAGCGCCTCGCTGCCGGGCAAGCTGGCCGACTGCCAGTCGCGGGATCCGAAGGAGTCGGAGCTGTACCTGGTGGAGGGCGACTCCGCCGGCGGCTCGGCGAAGCAGGGGCGCGACCGGCGCACCCAGGCCATCCTCCCGCTCCGCGGCAAGATCCTGAACGTCGAGAAGGCCCGCTTCGACAAGATGCTCGGGTCGGCGGAGATCGCGACCATCATCACCGCGCTCGGGACCGGCATCGGCCCCGAGGAGTTCGACGTCGAGAAGATCCGCTACCACAAGATCGTCATCATGACCGACGCGGACGTGGACGGATCGCACATCCGGACGCTGCTCCTCACGTTCTTCTTCCGGCAGATGCCGAGCGTGATCGAGCGCGGGCTCGTCTACATCGCGCAGCCGCCGCTGTTCCGCGTCGCGAAGGGCAAGAAGGAGAGCTACCTCAAGGACGAGGCGGCGCTCGACGAGTACCTGCTCGCGCTCGGGACCGACCGGACCCGGCTCGTGGCCGGCGAGACGGTCGTCGAGGGGCGCGACCTCGCGCGGCTCGCCCGCGACGCCATCGCCTACCGGGCCCTGCTCGCGCGGGTGGACCGCCGGCGCGACAGCCGCATCGTGGACGCCGCCATCCAGCTCGGCGACCTCGACCTCGACCTGCTGAAGCACCACGAGCAGGTGAAGGAGCAGGTGCAGAAGATCTTCGAGAAGGCGCAGAAGCTCCACCCCGAGCTCCAGGTCCGCATCGCCAAGATCGAGCGCGACGAGGAGCACGGCTGCGACGCGCTCGTCTACCAGACCAGCATGGCCGGCGCGCCGCGCGACACCCGCCTCGACCACGACTACCTGTCGGGCGCGGAGTGGGGCGAGCTCGCGGCGCTGCACGCCGCCATCGCCGAGCTCGGGCCCGGGCCGTTCCGCCTCGAGACGCCGGAGGGCGCCGAGGAGGTCCTGGACGTCTTCGAGGCGGTCGAGGCCGTCAAGAAGGCCGCCGGGCAGGGCCAGACCATCCAGCGCTACAAGGGGCTCGGCGAGATGAACCCCGAGCAGCTCTGGGAGACCACCATGGACCCGGCCCGCCGGACCATGCTGCAGGTGCGCGTGGACGACACGGTCGAGGCCGACGAGGTGTTCTCGATCCTGATGGGCGACGCGGTGGAGCCGCGCCGGGAGTTCATCGAGAAGCACGCGCTCGACGTCCAGAACCTGGACATCTGA
- a CDS encoding 3-oxoacyl-ACP synthase III family protein translates to MPRAAIVALGTHVPDRVVTNEELTRHMETTDAWIQERTGIQERRWVREGTGNSDLALEATKKALDKAGWKPTDIEAIVYASLSPDHMFPGDGCFLNAKLGIPGVPAIDIRNQCTGFLYGLSVADAWIRTGMYRRILLVGSEVHSTGLDVTTRGRDVAVIFGDGAGAALLEATDDPGRGVLSCHLHADGRFARDLFTDAPGSIYHPRVQPRMLEDASIFPHMEGQKVFKHAVVRMPEVLKEAFDKNGVGPQDLKVLVPHQANLRIAQMVQRSLGLRDDQVFNNIQRYGNTTAASIPLALAEAVEARGVVRGDLVGLCAFGAGFTWASALVRW, encoded by the coding sequence ATGCCCCGCGCCGCCATCGTCGCACTCGGCACGCACGTCCCCGACCGCGTGGTCACCAACGAGGAGCTCACGCGCCACATGGAGACCACCGACGCGTGGATCCAGGAGCGCACCGGGATCCAGGAGCGCCGCTGGGTCCGCGAGGGCACCGGCAACTCGGACCTCGCGCTCGAGGCCACCAAGAAGGCGCTCGACAAGGCCGGCTGGAAGCCGACCGACATCGAGGCGATCGTCTACGCCTCGCTCTCGCCCGACCACATGTTCCCGGGCGACGGCTGCTTCCTGAACGCGAAGCTCGGCATCCCCGGCGTGCCGGCCATCGACATCCGCAACCAGTGCACCGGCTTCCTCTACGGCCTCTCGGTGGCGGACGCCTGGATCCGCACCGGCATGTACCGGCGCATCCTGCTGGTCGGCTCGGAGGTCCACTCGACCGGCCTCGACGTCACCACCCGCGGCCGCGACGTGGCGGTGATCTTCGGCGACGGCGCGGGCGCGGCGCTGCTCGAGGCGACCGACGACCCGGGCCGCGGCGTGCTCTCCTGCCACCTGCACGCGGACGGCCGCTTCGCGCGCGACCTGTTCACCGACGCGCCCGGGTCGATCTACCACCCGCGCGTCCAGCCGCGGATGCTCGAGGACGCCAGCATCTTCCCGCACATGGAGGGGCAGAAGGTCTTCAAGCATGCGGTCGTGCGCATGCCCGAGGTGCTGAAGGAGGCGTTCGACAAGAACGGCGTGGGCCCGCAGGACCTGAAGGTCCTCGTCCCGCACCAGGCGAACCTCCGCATCGCGCAGATGGTCCAGCGCTCGCTCGGGCTGCGCGACGACCAGGTGTTCAACAACATCCAGCGCTACGGCAACACCACCGCGGCCTCCATCCCGCTCGCGCTCGCCGAGGCGGTCGAGGCGCGCGGCGTCGTCCGCGGAGACCTGGTGGGACTGTGCGCCTTCGGGGCCGGCTTTACTTGGGCCAGCGCCCTGGTACGCTGGTGA
- a CDS encoding archaemetzincin encodes MAAPSHVLLIGLGNVGPKTLAEAAQALRDVYGLASKAGPSLDRPQYAFNKDRGQYHAPAIVRRLAALRAGAGGVPVLGVVDVDLFLPDAAYVLGDADRDAGAAVYSVSRLGAADPALARRRIQVEAVHGVGHLLGLSHCLDFRCAMFLSRDAADSDRKGPGLCASCRTSLARP; translated from the coding sequence GTGGCGGCACCTTCGCACGTCCTGTTGATCGGCCTCGGCAACGTGGGCCCCAAGACGCTCGCCGAGGCGGCGCAGGCGCTCCGCGACGTGTACGGGCTCGCCAGCAAGGCCGGCCCGTCGCTGGACCGCCCGCAGTACGCGTTCAACAAGGACCGCGGCCAGTACCACGCGCCCGCCATCGTCCGCCGGCTGGCCGCGCTGCGCGCCGGCGCGGGCGGCGTCCCGGTGCTGGGCGTGGTGGACGTGGACCTGTTCCTGCCGGACGCGGCCTACGTGCTCGGCGACGCGGACCGCGACGCGGGCGCGGCGGTGTACTCGGTGTCGCGCCTCGGCGCGGCCGACCCGGCGCTGGCCCGGCGGCGGATCCAGGTGGAGGCGGTGCACGGCGTGGGGCACCTGCTCGGCCTCTCGCACTGCCTCGACTTCCGCTGCGCCATGTTCCTCTCGCGCGACGCCGCCGACAGCGACCGCAAGGGGCCGGGGCTCTGCGCGAGCTGCCGCACCTCGCTCGCCCGTCCGTGA
- a CDS encoding (Fe-S)-binding protein, translating into MNPALTSAMLVVAAAVFTFTMTRRVMPLLALRRDVRTDRPGERLRALVRYGLGQRRLVDPEERRPGLLHVVIFAAFLVLALRTVTMFGMGFSAGFHLPLLAPDSGLGRAYGLVKDVMVLLALVAVLGFLWRRLVTRPDRVTRSTEGVVILFFIAGLMITDVLFDGALHVLREDPLGLGDLLAGAGFQLPAPRFDWLAPAGSLGAALYHGIGASAGTVSAVGEASFWLHLALILVFGNVLPYGKHFHIITGLPNVFFARLPPAGALRKLDLEAEDASYGTATVKDLSWKEAWDVYSCTECGRCQTHCPTYVTGKPLSHKEVNRSIRHHLAEVAPALTALARAKDPAVREAAAGALPPISEVIPPETFWACTTCGWCETACPVLIENVPRLVDMRRQAVQVDSVFPDEAQRVFKGIETQGNPWGIGSNKRTEWCEDLDVPRAADGGDHEWLFFVGCAGAFDDRQKKVSRAIVRILREAKVSFAILGEEETCTGDAARRLGNEYLFQMQATALTETLNGHGVKKILVQCPHCLNTIANELPQFGGRYEVVHHADLIARLVKDGRLAPGVAEGLGQVTFHDPCYLARWNGVTEAPREALAAAGVQVAEMPRNRRQGFCCGAGGGRFWLEEKLGARVNQNRVEEAAATLGKAGGVIATGCPFCLTMMKDGVNETGREETLRVLDVAEIVALGLPKRAESAPAAAPESTPAAPRGEA; encoded by the coding sequence ATGAATCCAGCCCTCACCAGCGCGATGCTCGTCGTCGCGGCCGCGGTCTTCACCTTCACGATGACCCGCCGCGTCATGCCGCTTCTCGCGCTGCGGCGGGACGTGCGCACCGACCGGCCGGGGGAGCGACTCCGGGCCCTCGTCCGCTACGGCCTCGGCCAGCGGCGCCTCGTCGATCCCGAGGAGCGCCGCCCGGGCCTGCTCCACGTCGTCATCTTCGCGGCGTTCCTGGTCCTCGCGCTCCGCACCGTCACGATGTTCGGCATGGGCTTCTCGGCGGGCTTCCACCTGCCGCTGCTCGCGCCGGACTCCGGCCTCGGCCGCGCCTACGGGCTCGTGAAGGACGTGATGGTGCTGCTCGCGCTCGTCGCGGTGCTGGGCTTCCTGTGGCGGAGGCTCGTCACGCGGCCGGACCGGGTCACGCGCTCGACCGAGGGCGTGGTGATCCTCTTCTTCATCGCCGGCCTGATGATCACGGACGTCCTGTTCGACGGCGCGCTGCACGTGCTGCGCGAGGACCCGCTCGGCCTCGGCGACCTGCTCGCCGGCGCCGGCTTCCAGCTCCCCGCGCCCCGCTTCGACTGGCTCGCGCCGGCCGGCTCGCTCGGCGCCGCGCTCTACCACGGGATCGGCGCGTCGGCGGGCACGGTGAGCGCGGTGGGCGAGGCGTCGTTCTGGCTCCACCTCGCGCTCATCCTCGTCTTCGGCAACGTGCTGCCCTACGGCAAGCACTTCCACATCATCACCGGCCTGCCGAACGTGTTCTTCGCGCGGCTCCCGCCGGCGGGCGCGCTCCGCAAGCTCGACCTCGAGGCGGAGGACGCGAGCTACGGCACCGCCACCGTGAAGGACCTGTCGTGGAAGGAGGCCTGGGACGTCTACAGCTGCACCGAGTGCGGCCGCTGCCAGACCCACTGCCCCACCTACGTCACCGGCAAGCCGCTCAGCCACAAGGAGGTGAACCGGTCGATCCGCCACCACCTCGCCGAGGTGGCGCCGGCGCTCACCGCGCTGGCGCGCGCGAAGGACCCCGCGGTCCGCGAGGCGGCGGCGGGCGCGCTCCCGCCCATCTCCGAGGTGATCCCGCCGGAGACGTTCTGGGCCTGCACCACCTGCGGCTGGTGCGAGACCGCCTGCCCGGTCCTCATCGAGAACGTGCCGCGCCTGGTGGACATGCGCCGGCAGGCGGTGCAGGTGGACTCGGTCTTCCCCGACGAGGCGCAGCGCGTGTTCAAGGGGATCGAGACGCAGGGCAACCCCTGGGGCATCGGCTCGAACAAGCGCACCGAGTGGTGCGAGGACCTGGACGTGCCGCGCGCCGCCGACGGCGGCGACCACGAGTGGCTGTTCTTCGTGGGCTGCGCCGGCGCGTTCGACGACCGGCAGAAGAAGGTCTCGCGCGCCATCGTGCGGATCCTGCGCGAGGCGAAGGTGTCCTTCGCGATCCTGGGCGAGGAGGAGACCTGCACCGGCGACGCGGCCCGGCGGCTCGGCAACGAGTACCTGTTCCAGATGCAGGCCACCGCGCTCACCGAGACGCTGAACGGCCACGGGGTGAAGAAGATCCTGGTGCAGTGCCCGCACTGCCTCAACACCATCGCGAACGAGCTGCCGCAGTTCGGCGGCCGCTACGAGGTGGTGCACCACGCCGACCTCATCGCGCGCCTGGTGAAGGACGGGCGGCTCGCGCCCGGGGTGGCGGAGGGGCTCGGCCAGGTGACGTTCCACGATCCCTGCTACCTGGCGCGATGGAACGGCGTCACCGAGGCGCCGCGCGAAGCGCTCGCCGCGGCGGGCGTGCAGGTGGCGGAGATGCCGCGAAACCGCCGGCAGGGCTTCTGCTGCGGCGCCGGCGGCGGCCGCTTCTGGCTGGAGGAGAAGCTCGGCGCCCGCGTGAACCAGAACCGGGTGGAGGAGGCCGCCGCGACGCTCGGCAAGGCGGGCGGCGTCATCGCCACCGGCTGCCCGTTCTGCCTCACCATGATGAAGGACGGCGTGAACGAGACCGGCCGCGAGGAGACGCTGCGGGTGCTGGACGTCGCCGAGATCGTGGCGCTCGGGCTGCCGAAGCGCGCCGAGTCCGCGCCCGCCGCGGCGCCCGAGAGCACCCCGGCCGCGCCGCGGGGCGAGGCCTAG
- a CDS encoding DsbA family oxidoreductase, translating into MSPHYRHAQPVALVLYEDPLSPWCLVAERRILAALEDVEGAFGALQLEPYPTRLEPRAMTKSERRALARAARKAAREPEAAAVTDDLWLSPDPPLTSIPALTALAAARLQGPGREAALRHAIREASLVRGLNVARTDVLLELADRAGLDLHRFAGALAAPATERRVREVHESAFDKGIRGAPALVIGDEWLVTGPRSVDEYRTVLQRYASARLGLAPLKTLH; encoded by the coding sequence GTGTCCCCCCACTACCGTCACGCACAACCCGTCGCGCTGGTCCTCTACGAGGATCCGCTCTCACCGTGGTGCCTGGTGGCCGAGCGGCGCATCCTCGCCGCGCTCGAGGACGTCGAGGGCGCGTTCGGCGCGCTCCAGCTCGAGCCGTACCCCACCCGGCTCGAGCCGCGCGCCATGACCAAGTCCGAGCGGCGCGCGCTCGCCCGCGCCGCGCGCAAGGCCGCGCGCGAGCCCGAGGCGGCGGCGGTCACCGACGACCTCTGGCTCTCGCCGGATCCGCCGCTCACCTCCATCCCGGCGCTCACCGCGCTCGCCGCCGCGCGGCTGCAGGGCCCTGGCCGCGAGGCCGCGCTGCGCCACGCCATCCGCGAGGCGTCGCTGGTGCGCGGGCTCAACGTGGCGCGCACCGACGTGCTGCTCGAGCTCGCCGACCGGGCCGGGCTCGACCTGCACCGCTTCGCCGGCGCGCTGGCCGCGCCCGCCACCGAGCGGCGCGTGCGCGAGGTCCACGAGAGCGCGTTCGACAAGGGCATCCGCGGCGCGCCTGCGCTCGTCATCGGCGACGAGTGGCTGGTGACCGGCCCGCGCTCGGTGGACGAGTACCGGACCGTGCTGCAGCGGTACGCGTCGGCCAGGCTCGGCCTCGCACCTCTCAAGACACTCCACTGA
- a CDS encoding RimK family alpha-L-glutamate ligase, translating into MPPGKKTARAKRAAARPRPEGGLGVAILSRNPRLYSTRRLIEAATALGHAPRVLDTLRCNMVLARDRPRIFYLGEEVLATDVHVVIPRIGASITGYGVAVVNQFDLMGVPVLAAATPIGRSRDKLRALQLLSRFGIDIPRTVMCRYREEVPEAVQMVGGLPCIIKLIQGSQGVGVMIANTELEVRGLLDTLWTLGQEILLQELVAESKGRDVRALVVGDRVVAAMRRTARAGEFRSNIHRGGVAESLELGREYAETAVKAARVMGLEVAGVDMLEARTGPKIMEVNSSPGFEGLEAATGLDIAALYVRHAVEFASARQSGYASGHLA; encoded by the coding sequence ATGCCCCCTGGCAAGAAGACCGCCCGCGCGAAGCGCGCCGCCGCCCGCCCGCGCCCGGAAGGCGGGCTCGGCGTCGCCATCCTGTCGCGCAACCCGCGGCTCTACTCCACCCGCCGCCTGATCGAGGCGGCGACCGCCCTCGGCCACGCCCCGCGCGTGCTCGACACCCTGCGCTGCAACATGGTGCTGGCGCGCGACCGGCCGCGGATCTTCTACCTGGGCGAGGAGGTCCTCGCGACCGACGTCCACGTGGTCATCCCCCGGATCGGCGCCTCCATCACCGGCTACGGCGTCGCGGTGGTGAACCAGTTCGACCTGATGGGCGTCCCGGTGCTGGCCGCCGCCACGCCCATCGGCCGCTCGCGCGACAAGCTGCGCGCCCTGCAGCTCCTCTCCCGCTTCGGCATCGACATCCCGCGCACGGTGATGTGCCGCTACCGCGAGGAGGTGCCGGAGGCGGTGCAGATGGTGGGCGGGCTGCCCTGCATCATCAAGCTCATCCAGGGGAGCCAGGGCGTGGGCGTGATGATCGCCAACACCGAGCTGGAGGTGCGCGGGCTGCTCGACACGCTCTGGACCCTCGGCCAGGAGATCCTGCTGCAGGAGCTGGTGGCCGAGTCGAAGGGCCGGGACGTCCGCGCGCTGGTGGTCGGCGACCGGGTGGTGGCGGCCATGCGGCGCACCGCGCGCGCCGGCGAGTTCCGCTCCAACATCCACCGCGGCGGGGTGGCCGAGTCGCTCGAGCTCGGGCGCGAGTACGCGGAGACCGCGGTGAAGGCGGCCCGGGTCATGGGGCTCGAGGTGGCGGGCGTGGACATGCTCGAGGCCCGCACCGGCCCGAAGATCATGGAGGTCAACAGCTCGCCGGGCTTCGAGGGGCTGGAGGCGGCCACCGGGCTCGACATCGCGGCCCTGTACGTGCGGCACGCGGTGGAGTTCGCGAGCGCGCGGCAGTCGGGGTACGCGAGCGGCCACCTCGCCTGA
- a CDS encoding isoleucine--tRNA ligase, with protein MDSKYSVNLPKTDFPMKANLPQREPEILRQWEEQAIFQRLVAQNAGRPGAKRFVLHDGPPYANGDIHIGHALNKILKDVVVKYRNLNGEVADYIPGWDCHGLPIELKVDKELGPKKRELDRPAIIEACRKYAQKWIEKQRESFKRLGVFGRWETPYATMSRGYEAEIVRTFARAAEKGFLYRGKKPVYWCITDRTALAEAEVEYEQHRSPSIYVAFDLVSKLPDPKLAGRPARLVIWTTTPWTLPANLAVAAHPEFTYVAYDLNGQVVVVAKDLLAGFLADVAPGELSVTDVPAPHSPPAHEAATGGGGTVLAPHLAHPERVLAHLDGSALEGLRYRHPFLDRESQVILGDHVTLEAGTGLVHTAPGHGQEDYVVGLRYGLEVLNPVDGAGRFTERAGKYAGKKIFEANPEIVADLAASGHLLSDPKASLEHSYPHCWRCHNPVVFRATDQWFLSLEHADLRKATLAEIDRVRWIPHWGRERIHNMIENRPDWCVSRQRTWGVPIPVFYCEGCNEALLSPPVMERVAAAFEAEGMEAWYRHPPADFTQGAACPKCGKTEFRREQDILDVWWDSGVSWAAVIEREGLELPVDLYLEGSDQHRGWFHSSLLTSMALRGAAPYRAVLTHGFILDQHGKAMSKSAGNGIEPSEIIKKYGADILRLWVSASDYRDDIGLGDQILAGLAEGYRKIRNTIRYALGALDGFDPARDAVPEAELEPIDRWALARLAAWDEKVAKAYEDYEFHLAYHATMQFCAVELSALYFDVIKDRLYTWKADGRQRRSAQTALHAIAQDLIRLLAPILSFTASEAWSYLPGRPTESVWLAGLPRRARPADADALEARYGKLFEVRGVVQSKLEEARRAKLIGSGLEAMVTVRAEGEQRRLLEEARAELPALFIVSKVVLAAGPLSAEVARAPGVKCERCWIYAEEVGRDAAHPTLCAKCVGNL; from the coding sequence GTGGACTCCAAATACAGCGTCAACCTCCCGAAGACCGACTTCCCGATGAAGGCGAACCTCCCGCAGCGGGAGCCGGAGATCCTGCGCCAGTGGGAGGAGCAGGCGATCTTCCAGCGCCTCGTCGCCCAGAACGCGGGCAGGCCCGGGGCGAAGCGGTTCGTCCTTCACGACGGCCCGCCCTACGCGAACGGCGACATCCACATCGGCCACGCCCTCAACAAGATCCTGAAGGACGTGGTGGTGAAGTACCGCAACCTGAACGGCGAGGTGGCGGACTACATCCCGGGCTGGGACTGCCACGGCCTGCCCATCGAGCTGAAGGTGGACAAGGAGCTCGGGCCGAAGAAGCGCGAGCTCGATCGCCCGGCCATCATCGAGGCCTGCCGCAAGTACGCGCAGAAGTGGATCGAGAAGCAGCGCGAGTCGTTCAAGCGCCTCGGCGTGTTCGGCCGGTGGGAGACGCCGTACGCGACGATGTCGCGCGGCTACGAGGCGGAGATCGTCCGCACGTTCGCCCGCGCCGCCGAGAAGGGCTTCCTCTACCGCGGCAAGAAGCCGGTCTACTGGTGCATCACCGACCGGACGGCGCTCGCCGAGGCCGAGGTCGAGTACGAGCAGCACCGCTCGCCGTCGATCTACGTCGCGTTCGACCTGGTCTCGAAGCTGCCCGACCCGAAGCTCGCCGGCCGCCCGGCGCGCCTCGTCATCTGGACCACCACGCCCTGGACGCTGCCCGCCAACCTGGCGGTGGCCGCGCACCCGGAGTTCACCTACGTCGCCTACGACCTGAACGGCCAGGTGGTGGTGGTGGCGAAGGACCTGCTCGCCGGCTTCCTCGCCGACGTGGCGCCCGGCGAGCTGTCGGTGACGGACGTCCCGGCGCCGCACTCGCCTCCCGCCCACGAGGCCGCCACCGGCGGCGGCGGCACCGTGCTCGCGCCGCACCTCGCCCACCCCGAGCGCGTGCTCGCCCACCTCGACGGCAGCGCGCTCGAGGGGCTGCGCTACCGGCACCCGTTCCTCGACCGCGAGTCGCAGGTGATCCTCGGCGATCACGTGACGCTCGAGGCCGGCACCGGCCTCGTGCACACCGCGCCCGGGCACGGCCAGGAGGACTACGTCGTCGGCCTGCGCTACGGGCTCGAGGTGCTGAACCCGGTGGACGGCGCCGGCCGCTTCACCGAGCGGGCGGGCAAGTACGCGGGCAAGAAGATCTTCGAGGCGAACCCCGAGATCGTCGCCGACCTCGCCGCCTCCGGGCACCTGCTCTCCGACCCGAAGGCCAGCCTCGAGCACAGCTACCCGCACTGCTGGCGCTGCCACAACCCGGTGGTGTTCCGCGCCACCGACCAGTGGTTCCTCTCGCTCGAGCACGCGGACCTCCGCAAGGCGACGCTCGCCGAGATCGACCGGGTGCGCTGGATCCCGCACTGGGGCCGCGAGCGCATCCACAACATGATCGAGAACCGGCCCGACTGGTGCGTCTCGCGCCAGCGGACCTGGGGCGTGCCGATCCCGGTGTTCTACTGCGAGGGCTGCAACGAGGCGCTGCTCTCGCCGCCGGTGATGGAGCGCGTGGCGGCGGCGTTCGAGGCGGAGGGCATGGAGGCGTGGTACCGCCACCCACCCGCCGACTTCACCCAGGGTGCCGCCTGCCCGAAGTGCGGAAAGACCGAGTTCCGCCGCGAGCAGGACATCCTCGACGTGTGGTGGGACTCGGGCGTGTCCTGGGCGGCGGTGATCGAGCGCGAGGGCCTCGAGCTGCCGGTGGACCTGTACCTCGAGGGCTCCGACCAGCACCGCGGCTGGTTCCACTCGTCGCTGCTCACCTCCATGGCGTTGCGCGGCGCGGCGCCCTACCGCGCGGTGCTCACCCACGGCTTCATCCTCGACCAGCACGGCAAGGCGATGTCGAAGAGCGCCGGCAACGGGATCGAGCCGTCGGAGATCATCAAGAAGTACGGCGCGGACATCCTGCGGCTGTGGGTGAGCGCCTCCGACTACCGCGACGACATCGGCCTCGGCGACCAGATCCTGGCCGGCCTGGCCGAGGGCTACCGCAAGATCCGCAACACCATCCGCTACGCGCTCGGCGCGCTCGACGGCTTCGACCCGGCGCGCGACGCGGTGCCGGAGGCGGAGCTCGAGCCCATCGACCGCTGGGCGCTCGCGCGCCTCGCCGCCTGGGACGAGAAGGTGGCGAAGGCGTACGAGGACTACGAGTTCCACCTCGCCTACCACGCCACCATGCAGTTCTGCGCGGTGGAGCTGTCGGCGCTCTACTTCGACGTCATCAAGGACCGCCTCTACACCTGGAAGGCCGACGGGCGGCAGCGCCGCTCGGCGCAGACGGCGCTCCACGCCATCGCGCAGGACCTCATCCGGCTGCTCGCGCCCATCCTGTCCTTCACCGCGAGCGAGGCCTGGTCCTACCTGCCGGGCCGGCCCACCGAGAGCGTGTGGCTGGCCGGCCTGCCGCGCCGCGCGCGCCCGGCCGACGCCGACGCGCTCGAGGCGCGCTACGGGAAGCTCTTCGAGGTGCGCGGGGTGGTGCAGTCGAAGCTGGAGGAGGCGCGCCGCGCGAAGCTCATCGGCTCGGGCCTCGAGGCGATGGTGACGGTCCGCGCCGAGGGCGAGCAGCGGCGGCTCCTCGAGGAGGCGCGCGCCGAGCTGCCCGCGCTGTTCATCGTCTCGAAGGTGGTGCTCGCCGCCGGCCCGCTGTCCGCCGAGGTGGCGCGCGCGCCGGGCGTGAAGTGCGAGCGGTGCTGGATCTACGCGGAGGAGGTGGGCCGCGACGCGGCCCACCCGACGCTGTGCGCGAAGTGCGTGGGCAACCTGTGA